The DNA window AAAGATAGAAGCAGGGTCATCCTCTCTTCCCCTAATTAGTCTCTTCATCACATTCACCACAAGATGCAGCTGCTGTTTGGTTAACCACCTAGTGGATACAAGGGCTGAGGCTGAACTCCAAACCAGAGCTAGGTTCTCCCTGCCAACACGACCTGCAGCACTTCACGAACTCCAGCTGACAGCATGGCCAGCACTGCTGCCATCACTTAACCCTGCTGAGTGCCGAGGCTCCAGATGCACCACATGGAGCAGGACATAGTAGCagacctgagctgctgaaattTTAAGTCAGAAGCTGGAAGGAAACAAATGGCAATGACCAACTGCTTTCAGTTACAGCACAGCCAGGTTTGGTGCTTTTCCATCAGTGAAACTGCTGTTAGGAAGGAGCAGGTTCCCCCGAAAACAACTGCCTCGCACTAGCCTAAACCAACACCCTTGGCCTGGACACACTGCCTGCACTGGGCCATGCCAGCCCTTTGGTACCAGGCTGGATGGTGGCcacaggctggagctgggctCACTCTGCCCTCCTCCCTGAACCCAGAGGGGCCTGCCCTCTCCTCAGAGGAGGGCTGGCGGCTTTTCGCCTTTCTGCTCCAGCTGGCCTGGTTTGTTCCCAACAGCTCTGCTGGCGTGCAGCACACACCTGCCCCAGGGGACAGTGCCTAAACAAAATCCTGCTCTCTGGACAGCTGCCACTTGGAGACTGAAGATACAACAAATAATAAATCCTACATATTATCTGGCCTGGCCAAGGCCTGTTCAGCACCATGGTGTTCCTGCAAGTCAATCGCTCTCTCCAGACCAATGCAGAGGGAGTTACTTTCCCTGGAGGCACCCATGAAGCCCACTCACGAACAAGAGGAAAGAGTGAGCCCCAGTCAGGGCAGCCTCACCAACGGGACCGACCTCTCCCTCTGCACGTCTTCGCAGCAGCCGGTTCTGGCATCCTCCCATGACCCCCACATTGCGTCagttcccccctccccagcagcagcacttctAGATCTGGAGGTTGATGAAAGGGGCGAAGCCAACCACGTCCTGCAGAAGAACGAGAGCCCTCTGCAGCGGAGGCTCCACATCCAGCTCCACCCCACGGCTTCGGAGGATGCTCAGGCTGGACTCGGCCACATTGTGGCAATGCTTCACCTTCAGCGAGCGCAGCTTTGGACAGTACTCAGCCAGGACCCTGCCAAGAAAGAGATCACGCATGGGTTGCAAGCCAGGACTCCCAAGTACACAACTCACCCTCttctctgctcccagcagcctgGCGCTCATAACTGTGCCATGCATGCACCATCCTGTGGGAGCAGCACCCTGGTGGTCTGCAAGAAACTCAAGGGACATGGCCTGATCCCAGACCTACCCTCCATGACATGCTGGAGAATTTGCTGTTAGCAGCACACAATGCCTCTTCTGAACAGCCTGCTAGTGGCTTCTCCCTCAGACTGAGCTCTCATTGCTTTCAGCATGAGTGAATCTGACTTTTCTCTCTGGtcctcttctcctccccaccccagaCAGCGGccagccccagctcagctccCCACGTTGCTCAGTACCTGATGGAGTCATTCTTGACTCGCAGACACCCCGTGAGGTCCAGGTGCTCCAGCTCAGGGCAGCACTTGGCAATCTCCTCAACCGCCACATCACCCACATTGGCATTGACAGCCAGCGACAAAGACTTGAGCCTGCTGCACTTCTGCACCAGGTAGCAGATGGCCTCGTCCTTCAGCTGGCGACAGGCCGTCAGGTCCACAGCCTCCAGTGCCTTGCAGTGGTCAGCcaggctgcgcagggacaggcTGTCCACCCACTCACAGTGAGCCAGGGAGAGCCGACGCAGGTTGGGGCAGCTCAGCGAGATGGCCACCAGCGCGTGGCGGCTGAGCTGGGCACAGCCCTTCAGCTGGATCTGGTGCAGGTGGTGGTTCTGCCCAATGACCGGGAGCAGCTCTCTGTCCGTCAGCCAGTCGGAGCAGTTCTGGAGCGCCAGCTGCTGCAGTACTTCGTTGTCCTTCAACAGGTTAACGAAAGCAGCTCGAGGGATGGCAGGTCCAATCTGCGTGGGGAACCCAGCAAGAATGAGGCATCCCCCAGGGTTTCAGATCAGCCTCATCCTCACCAGATactctctcccctcctctcttcAACTGTGATGGTGACGACCAAAGCCACCCCGTCTCCTCATCCCAGGGCAAACGCTGCCATCAGGCTCTCCTCCCTTCATGCCAAGGCTACCGTCACAAGCTAGAAGATGCTCTGGCTTCTCCATCCCCCATCACCACCCCTGCATTTATATACTCCTGATGAGCTGCACACCTCTGCTCTCCAAAAACTCTTAGCTAGATCACTCTATGCCCTCACAGAACAGCAGCTACTCCTGTATTTCACATTGTTTCCCAAGGCTGGCACAAGCTCTCCCTGAAGATCAGGTACAGAGTTATCTCCCATCAGACCCACCCTATTGCACAGGGAGGACCAGAATGCCATGCCACTCTAGAGCTGGTCTGTGTTTCTGCCAGGCAATGCCCCATAATGGCTTGGGTGGAGTTTCCAGGCGCACTCCTCCCAACACCTCTTGCTAAAGACAGTGGCATTGCTGGGCCCTGAATCACCGCCTCTCCTCCCTGAGCCCATCTGTCCAGTCTGACACGGGAGCCATTAAACTGAGCTCCTGAGCAGAAACCAGCGTCCTTGCTGGGGGTTTCTTCTCCCCACACAGTCAGATGCTTCCTTGTTAGCTCCAGAGCAGTAGGACATCTGTGTCTCCCTCAGCCTCAGAGCCATCCAATACCTGGCTTGAGTCAAAGCAGCGCATGTTGGCCAGGTACAGCTGGATGAGAGACTGGAATGCCTTGCTGACCCTCTGCAGgctcaggagctgctgcagtggCAGATGACAGAGGATATGTGGAACCAAGATGTCTTCCCAGGGCAGGTCCAGGAGGCATCCCCTGGAGGGGGTCAAACTCATCATCAGACGCCAGGGAGACAGGCTACAGTGGGAGCCAGGCTAAATCACCTCACACCTGCTGCCGGGTGCCTCTAGGAGGAACAGCCAGAAAGAAAGACTCAGCGACATCTCCTACAGTCAGCCCATGGGGTAAAAATCCCTCGGCTGGCCACCAGCGGGGCACGCACCTGCCACCTGCATCACCTCCGCCCCAGCCTTGGGACATTCACTCCTCAGGCATCCAAGGCCACCTGCCTGCACCACCCTCCAGGAGAGCTCGGATGGGGCTTTCCACCAGCTGCCTGGGGAGTTCCTGTCCCTCAGTGGAGCAGCCAGGCACTGCTGCAGCGTTACCGCACCACCGCGGCAGCTGTGCCTTACTGCCATGTCCAAGCACCACCCCGCCTGGAGCTCACCCCCCGCATCCATTGCCGAGCCACTCGGGCTCCCTGCGCGGGGAGAGGGCAGACTCCTGCTCCTTCCCATGGGGAGCAACAAGGCCCCGGGCTGGCCCCGAGCGCTCTTCCCCCGAGCAGCGGGGACACCGCAGCTCTGCGGAGCGGAGACCGCAGCCGCGGGCGGGGGGAACGGCAGGAGCGCAGGGAGGAGCAGAgcggtgcctgagcccagagcgCCCGAGCTGCGGCTGGAGGCCGTGCTTAGACTTGCTTCCAACAGAACCGGCAGCTGGGGGCCCTCACCCGAGGACATCGCCCTCCCGCCGCCCCACGGGTCCCCGCGTGGCCCCAGAGCCGCCCCCGGGCCCGGTTCCCGGGCTACCCTGCCGCCGCAGCGAGGGAGCCCGCCGGGGCCTGCACACAGACACCCCCCCTCCCACAGGGGCCGGTGGCGAGGCGGCAACCCGAACCCAGCCTCCCTCCGCCAGCCCCGGCCCAGTACCTGCCGCCCCGCCGCGACTCCCAGCCGCTCCATACAGCCGCGTCTGACCCCACCCCCGACGCCGGCGTCCAGGTGTGACGTCACGGCGGCCGGCGGAAGTGCGCGCGTCCCCACCGCCCCGCCCCTTCGCCTGGCTCCGGCGGTAGGGCGGAGGTTGCCGGCGGGAGGCGCGGGGCGTGCTCGGCCCTGCCAAGCTGGGGCACCGGGCAGAGGAGAGCGACTCCTGCGCTGTGGACGGGCCAGGGGGCCCTGGCGGCAACACGGCTTCCCCAGCGGCTCCCGCAGGCTGCTCCCAGCGGCCCCGCTACAACAGCTCCCCAGTACGCACCAGTTCCCCAGCGCACACCAGATCCCAGGTGCACACCAGTTGCCCCAGTTCCCCAGCGCACACCAGATCCCAGGTGCACACCAGTTGCCCCAGTTCCCCAGCGCACAGCGGTTGCTCcagccccgcggccgccccgggTCCCCAGCGCATACCGAACTGCCCCAGTTTCCCGGTCCCCAGCGCACGCCCCTGCCCGCGGCGGGCAGTTCCGCGCATGCGCAGCGCGGGGGCGCTGTCCGTTCAGCACCACGCGGAGCCAGACCCGCCGGGACCCGCCGCTGCCGGTGAGCGACGGCGCCACCCCCCGGCCCCTCCAGACCCCCCGACCCGGCCCCCCGCATCCCTTGCTCGGCCCTGAGGCTCTCACGGCGGCCTCTGCCGCCCCCTCCTCGCCCGCAGGAGAGGAGGGACCCCGAGAAAGACCCGTCCCTGGGGCTCACAGTTCTCACAGCACACCCGACCAGCATCTGCTGGGCCCCGCTCCCCCGCCGGTACCGGGCTGACCCCCGCCAAAGCCTGGGACGGAACTGCATTGCCTGCCTGCGACCCgccgcccccagcccctgtcccctcACCTTGCCAAGCGGCTGCCCACGCTTTGCTTCCCCGTCAGTGCCCCGCCTGCCCCGGGAAGCGGGCAAGGTCCGTCCTGTTGCCGACAGCCCCCGCGGAGAAGCGGCCCGGGCTCCTGCCGGAGCAGTTGCCATAACGACTCCAGGTAGGGCTCCCGCAGAAACAGATGCTGCTATTTCCCTACTGCTCTCTTCCCCGCT is part of the Columba livia isolate bColLiv1 breed racing homer chromosome 6, bColLiv1.pat.W.v2, whole genome shotgun sequence genome and encodes:
- the FBXL15 gene encoding F-box/LRR-repeat protein 15; this translates as MMSLTPSRGCLLDLPWEDILVPHILCHLPLQQLLSLQRVSKAFQSLIQLYLANMRCFDSSQIGPAIPRAAFVNLLKDNEVLQQLALQNCSDWLTDRELLPVIGQNHHLHQIQLKGCAQLSRHALVAISLSCPNLRRLSLAHCEWVDSLSLRSLADHCKALEAVDLTACRQLKDEAICYLVQKCSRLKSLSLAVNANVGDVAVEEIAKCCPELEHLDLTGCLRVKNDSIRVLAEYCPKLRSLKVKHCHNVAESSLSILRSRGVELDVEPPLQRALVLLQDVVGFAPFINLQI